The Petrotoga mobilis SJ95 genomic sequence AGAAGCCAACCCTTTTCCTCTAAATTCTTCTTTTACTCCAAATGAGTCGATTCTTCCAACATCTTTTCGTATGGATATAATACTAAAACCTACAGGTATGCCGTCAGAAAGAGCTATAAAAGAATCTTCTATGGAAATAGAGTTTTCTTTCACATCTTTTTCAAAACTTTCCAAATTCCAATTCACTGGAAAAACATAGTCTTTAAATACTTCATTTACGAGCTCGATAACAACGCTCGTTGAAACATTTTTTAGTGATTCGTAAGTAATCATCGTTCCCCCCTCCTTCCTTTTCACAGATCAAACCATACTATCCAATTTTACGAAATCTCTACTATGTACAATTCTAACATAAAAAAAGAAAAATATGAAAAAAAGCCACCCTGTAAGGTGGCTTATTCGATGATTGATTTCATAATATTGGCAAGCTCTACAAATTCTTGTGTTAATGAGGCACCTCCAACTAAACCGCCGTCTATATCTGGTTTACCAAAAAGGCCCAAATAATTGTTTGGTTTTATGCTTCCACCATAAAGTATTGTAGTTTTTTTAGCGAATTCTTCATTGAAGATATCTTTCAAAAGGTCTCTGATAAACTTATGAACTTCTTGAGCTTGGTTGGGTGTTGCTACTTTGCCTGTTCCGATTGCCCATACGGGTTCGTAGGCGATTATGATCTTTTTTGATTCTTCTTCTGTTAAACCATAAAGAGCTTCTTTAATCTGTCTTTCTACAACGTTGAACGTTAAACCCTTTTCACGCTCTTCCAGCTGTTCACCTACACACAGTATGGGTTTTAAACCTGATGCTAATACCTTTTTGAGCTTCTTGTTTATGAGTTCATCGCTTTCTTGAAAGATGTGCCTTCTCTCGGAATGACCAAGAATTACATATTCTACTCCTATATCTTTCAACATATTAACTGAGATCTCGCCTGTGTAAGCACCTTTATCCTCGTAATAAACATTTTGGGCACCTACTTTTATACTAGAAGTACTTGTGATATCCCTTACCTTTTCAAGAGCTGTGAAAGGCGGGCAAACAATAACTTCAAACTTATCTTGAGTTTTTATCTGTCCTATTAGTTTTGAGACAAATTCAGCTGCTTCCGCGTTTGTCTTGTTCATCTTCCAATTTCCAGCAAGAATGAATATTCTTTCATTCAGATTTTTTTTTTCGGATATTGAAGAGATACCTGGCAATTCTATACCTTCTAAAAACTCTAAAGAGGCTCCTCCACCAGTTGAAACGTGTGAAAATTCGCTAGCCAAACCGAATTTTTCTGCCGCAGCCGCAGAATCTCCTCCACCTATAATACTTATGCAACCTTTTTTAGTTACTTCTGCAATTGCCTTTGCTACTTCTTCGGTACCAAAAGCAAAATCATCTATTTCAAAAACTCCCATAGGACCGTTCCAAACGATCGTTTTGGAATCAGAAATTTTCTCTTTAAATAAAGATACGGTTTCAAGTCCTATATCTAAGCCCAT encodes the following:
- the tpiA gene encoding triose-phosphate isomerase, with the protein product MEKLTIKDVDLKGKKVIMRVDFNVPIKDGKITDETRIVAALDTIQYALDKGAKVILLSHLGRPKGEKDPQFSLKPVADRLGELLNNKVYFVDETRGPKVEEAVSELKEGEVLVLENTRFEKGETKNDPELAKYWASLADLHVNDAFGTAHRAHASNVGIADYIPSVAGFLMEKEIEFLQKAVENPEKPYVVILGGAKVSDKIGVINNLLNKADKILIGGAMMFTFLKALDKKVGSSLVEEDKLDVAKEILENAKAKGVEIVLPIDAVIAQKIEAGVEKKTVKIDDGIPEGWMGLDIGLETVSLFKEKISDSKTIVWNGPMGVFEIDDFAFGTEEVAKAIAEVTKKGCISIIGGGDSAAAAEKFGLASEFSHVSTGGGASLEFLEGIELPGISSISEKKNLNERIFILAGNWKMNKTNAEAAEFVSKLIGQIKTQDKFEVIVCPPFTALEKVRDITSTSSIKVGAQNVYYEDKGAYTGEISVNMLKDIGVEYVILGHSERRHIFQESDELINKKLKKVLASGLKPILCVGEQLEEREKGLTFNVVERQIKEALYGLTEEESKKIIIAYEPVWAIGTGKVATPNQAQEVHKFIRDLLKDIFNEEFAKKTTILYGGSIKPNNYLGLFGKPDIDGGLVGGASLTQEFVELANIMKSIIE